TGGCGCCGTCCTGAGCGGCTATTCGGTGGGTGTTGGCCCGATCCTCGACGTTTTGTCGGGCGGCTTAACCTCCGCCACCACCGTCACCACGAGTGGCACCGAGAGCGTGTTCGCGGGCGGCACGGCCCTGGGCAGCATCGTTGGCGATGGCGGCTTCATGCAGGTCGGCGTTCCGTCGTCGAGCCAGGGACTGGGTGGTTCGGCGGGCGGAACCGTCAGCAACACGTCCGTGTCGGGCGGTCAGCTCAGTGTGAATTCCGGTGGCCTCGCAGTGTCCACCACCATCGTCAACAACGGCGGCGCGCAAGTCACCTCGGGCGGTACAGTCTCCGGGACAACGATCTCCAACTCCGGCGGCATGACGGTGCTGAGCGGCGGCACGGCGGCCGATACGGCGGTGCTGAGCGGCGGCTACTTCCAGCTCGGCGTAGGACCGATCAGCGGTAGTCCCGGTTCAGCCGGTGGCAGCGCGACGGGCACGATCCTGTCCGGCGGATTCGAGGCCGTCTTTAGTGGTGGTGTCGATTCCGGCGCCACGATTCTGTTGCATGGCAACCAGGTAGTTTCCGCCGGTGGCTTCAGCATTGGCGCCGCGGTTTCAAGCGGAGGTGTTGAAAATGTTTCGTCTGGCGGCCAGACGTTCAACACCACGGCCTTCGGCGGCGGCGTCCTGAACGTTTCCGCCGGCGCGACGGCACACGACGTCACGCTATCGGGTGGCACGCTCAACCTTGGCGGCAAGATCACCAGCAATGTTGTTATTCTAGGTGGCGGCCACGAAATCGTCTCTGCAGGTGGTTCCGTCACCGGCGTCGCCGGTTCGGGCACCGTAATTTCCGGGCTGGTCGACGTTCTCTCTGGCGCGTCTTTCGAATATGCGACCGTCTTCAATGGCGGTGACCTGAATGTCTCGTCCGGTGCGACGGTAGACCATATCTCCGTCTCGAGCGGCGGCATCTTCAACGTCGGCGGCACGGTTTTGAGCAATGTCGCGGTGTTTGCCGGCGGCGTCGAAAACGTACTCTCCGGAGGGGTGGTCACCGGCGTGACCGGTTCCGGAACCGGAATTTCGGGCGGCACGGTGAACGTGTCGTCGGGAGGCGCGCTCGATCACGCGACCGTCAGCGGTGGCGGCGTGCTGAACGTTGCGTCTGGAGCTACGGCGCACAACATCGCGGTGTCGAGCGGTGGCGCGCTCAACGTTGCCGGCGCGGTGACGAGCAACGTCGCGGTCTTTGCCGGAGGCAATGAGATCGTGTCCTCTGGCGGCTCCACGGGGCCGGTCACGATCTCCGGCGGCACGGTCGAATTGCAGACCGGCAGCGTCGCGAGCGGCGGCATCACCTTCAGCGGTTCCGGCGGTCAACTGAAGATCGACGGCACCTCCCTGGCCGGCACCACCATCAGCAGTCTGGTGCTGGGCGACAGCATCGATCTGACAGGCCTCAATTTCGTATCGGGCGGCTCGGCGACCTTGGGGGCCGGCAACATCCTGCATGTCACCGAGGGGGCAACTTCCTTCGATCTGCAGCTTGATGCGCTTCCCGGCGTGCGGTTCAGCGTCAGCGCGGATTCTGGCACCGGAACGCTGGTCACGACACGTGCCGATGTCGCACCGGTCACGTCAGCGTCCAACATCCATGCAGGCTCTGGCCAGACCTCTGTGCTGGCGTCCAGCCTCTTCTCCGTGACGGACGCAGATGGCGATGCCATCACCCAATATGCGTTCTTGGACACACAAGGTCACGGCCACTGGGTCATCAACGGCGTCGTCCAGGCCACCAATGCCGAGATCGATGTTGCGGCGGCCAACCTGTCGCAGGTGAGCTACGTGTTTGGTCCGAGCGGCACGACCGACACCCTTTCCGTGCGGGCCAATGACGGCACGCTTTGGGGCGGCTGGACTCAATTTACGGCTAAGGCATCTGGCGACAGCGCGCCAACCGTGAGCGCAGTCAACGTGACGGCGACCCATGGCGAGACGTCGACGCTGGCCACGAGCCTGTTCACCGCCTCGGATTCGGACGGCGACACCATCACCCAATACGGGTTCTGGGACACCGGCGGCAACGGTCACTGGGTGGTGAACGGCGTCGCGCAGGCAGCCGGCACCAACATCGAGGTGTCGGCGGCGAACCTGTCGCAGGTGAGTTACGTGTTCGGGCCGTTCGGCTCGACGCCCGATACGCTCTGGGTGCGGGCCAATGACGGATTCGCGTGGGGCGCCTGGACGAGCTTCACCGCAACCCCGGGACCCGACCGCCCGCTGGTCGTGACGGCATCGAACGTCACGGCGACCCATGGCGAGACGTCGACGCTGGCCACGACCCTGTTCACGGCCTCGGATCCCGACGGCGACACCATCACCCAATACGCGTTCTGGGACACCGGCGGCAATGGTCACTGGGTGGTGAACGGTGTCGCGCAGGCAGCCGGCACCAACATCGAGGTGTCGGCGGCGAACCTGTCGCAGGTGAGTTACGTGTTCGGGCCGTTCGGCTCGACGCCCGATACGCTCTGGGTGCGGGCCAATGACGGATTCGCGTGGGGCGCCTGGACGAGCTTCACCGCAACCCCGGGACCCGACCGCCCGCCGGTCGTGACGGCATCGAACGTGACGGCGACCCATGGCGAGACGTCAACGCTGGCCACGACCCTGTTCACGGCCTCGGATCCTGACGGCGACACCATCACGCAATACGGGTTCTGGGACACCGGCGGCAATGGCCACTGGGTGGTGAACGGCGTCGCGCAGGCAGCCGGCACCAACATTGAGGTGTCGGCGGCGAACCTGTCGCAGGTGAGTTACGTGTTCGGGCCGTTCGGCTTGACGCCCGATACGCTCTGGGTGCGGGCGAACGACGGATTGGCGTGGGGCGCCTGGACGAGCTTCACTGCAACCCCGGGACCCGATCGCCCGCCGGTCGTGACGGCATCGAACGTGACGGCGACCCATGGCGAGACGTCGACGCTGGCCACGACCCTGTTCACGGCCTCGGATCCCGACGGCGACACCATCACCCAATACGGGTTCTGGGACACCGGCGGCAACGGCCACTGGGTGGTGAACGGTGTCGCACAGGCAGCCGGCACCGAGATCGACGTATCTGCGGCGAACCTGTCGCAGGTGAGTTACGTGTTCGGGCCGTTCGGCTCGACGCCCGATACGCTCTGGGTGCGTGCGAACGACGGATTGGCGTGGGGCGCCTGGACGGGCTTCACCGCGACACCGGGACCCGACCGCCCGCCGGTCGTGACGGCATCGAACGTGACGGCGACCCATGGCGAGACGTCGACGCTGGCCACGACCCTGTTCACGGCCTCGGATCCCGACGGCGACACCATCACCCAATACGCGTTCTGGGACACCGGCGGCAATGGCCACTGGGTGGTGAACGGTGTCGCACAGGCCGCCGGCACCGAGATCGACGTATCTGCGGCGAACCTGTCGCAGGTGAGTTATGTGTTCGGGCCGACCGGCTCGACGCCCGATACGCTCTGGGTGCGTGCGAACGACGGATTGGCGTGGGGCGCCTGGACGGGCTTCACCGCAACCCCGGGGCCCGACAGCCCGCCGGTCGTGACGGCATCGAACGCGACCGGGCTTCACGACCATTCGGTCGCGGCCACGACCCTGTTCACGGCCTCGGATCCCGACGGCGACGCTATCACCCAATACGGGCTCTGGGACACCGGCGGCAACGGTCACTGGGTGGTGAACGGTGTCGCACAGGCAGCCGGCACCAACATCAACGTGTCGGCGGCGAACCTGTCGCAGGTGAGTTACGTGTTCGGTCCCGGCGGCTCGCCGTCGGATACACTCTGGGTGCGGGCCAATGACGGCATCGCGTGGGGAGCGTGGACGAGCTTCACGGCGACCGCAACCAACCAGGTGCCGACGGTGTCGGCCTCGAACGTGGTGACGGTCTCCGGCCAGACCTTCGCCGCATCGAACCTGTTCAGCGCGACGGACGCGGATGGCGATACCATAACGAAATATGCGTTGTGGGATTCCAACACGAACGGGGCCTGGATCGTCAACAGCGTAACGCAGCAGGCAAGTGCCGAGATCGATATCACGGCGGCGCAACTATCCCAGACGACCTATCAGGCCGGCCCGGGCAACGATCTACTCTGGGTCCGGGCCAATGACGGCATCGCGTGGGGGGCCTGGCAGCCATTCAACGTGACGGGGGAGAGCTCCAGCAATGCGACCATCGCATCGGGTGCCACGCTGGAATTGCCGGGGGCTTCGAACGCCACCGTGTTGTTCCAGAGCTCGACAGGAACGCTGAAGCTCGACAATTCGGCGAGCTTTAGCGGCACCGTCGCCGGCATGACGGGTTCGGACGCGATCGATTTCGCGAACATCAGTTTCGCGAATGTTCACACGCCGACCTTCAGCGGAAACACCACGCGGGGAACGCTCACGGTGACGGACGGCACCGTCACGGCAAGTGTTGCGCTGCTTGGCAACTATATGGCGTCCACATTCACGGCATCGAGTGATGGCCATGGCGGTACCCTGGTTGTCGATCCGCCGGCGACGCAGGTCAGTCAGCTGGCGCAGCCACAGCACGCATGAGGGCTTGAAGACGAGGCGTGCGGAGCCGCCACCGAGATAAGGTGGCTTCGCATGCAGGCGATGCCCGCGCAGCGATCGCGGCAACTGGTACGCGCCATGGAGCTTGTTACGAGGCCGCGCGCTCCGGCGTCCCGAACAAGCGGCCAAGCAGCGACATCGTTGAATCGCCCGGCAGCAGCGTTGCGACGCTGACGGCGGGCTCGGCTCTGACGTCGCGGCGGCCGTTCTGGGTATGGCGCATCACGCTCGCCAATCGCCGCGTGATCGCCTGCGCGTTGCGCAAATCGGTGCCGGCGAATGCCACGACGAGCGAGCGGTCGTCATAGACGGCACCGAAATCGGCCTGGCGCATCAGCCGGCTGATGATCCGCGCGCCGTCGAATTGCGCGCGGGGTTGCACGTTGTCGAAGGTGAAGCGCGCCACCGAGAGCGCGCCGCCGCGCTCGGCGGTGTGGTAGACGGCGGTCGCGAAATCGCGCTCGAACGCGGCCTTGGTCAGCAGTCCGGTGCGGGGATCGATCAGGCCCTTGGCGTCGATCGCCTTGAGCATGCGGCCGAGCCGCGCCTCGAAGGCATGCTGCCGGATCATCGGCAACGCCATGTCGGCGACCCGCGTCGGCCCGGCCGTGACGATCTCGAGATTGGGCAGTTCGTAACGCGGCGTCAGCTCGCCCGAGGTGACGATCACCGGCAGCGGGCGGAAGCGGACATCCTCGGTCAAAACAGTCAGGAAAGCGTCCATCACCCGCGGCGTGAATCCCTCGGCCAGCACGATGCCGTCGATGTCGCGGTTGGACAGATGCTTGGCCGCGGCCTCGATGCTGAGCGCGCCGACCACGCCGGCCCGTTCGCCGAGCGCGACCGACAGCGTCGGGTAGGCGCCGCCGCGACCGATCAGCAGCGTGGTGGCTTCGCCGACCGGATCGATATCCGTCAGTGCGACCGGGGCCGGCGGCACCAGCCGACGCATCACGGTCGCATGCAGCGCGCGAACGCGCAGGCTCGCATTGAGCCGGGCCACCAGGCGATCCGGCAGGCCCTTCTTCTGGAAGAACGCGATCACGGTGTCGGGCAGGGTGGTCGCGGGATCGACCGCGATCAGCGGCAGGTAGGGCGCGCGGGCGGCGGCGCGCTTGGCAAGCCCCGACAGGGTGACGAAGTCGACGCCCTCGGCGGCCGCGATGATCGCGGCCGGCTTGACCTGCTCGATGGCGCGCCCGACCTCGTTCCAGTCGGTGACCACGACCGGAAACAGCTTGGTTTCATCGAGGACCGTGGCAAACGGCGGCTTTGCCGATGCCGAGACGATGAGAACCGGACCTTGTTGAGACATTCGAACGCTCGAAACCAATGCTTAAGAACAGCAACGGCTGCGATGCTAGTTGGCTTGGCTTAATGCGGCGTCAACACAATGCTAAGACTAACGCAATGATAAGATTTTAAGGCATTCCGGTGCCGCTGCGGTCGCGAAATGCTTCGACCATCAACGGGTTAAGCCCAAGTTCTGTCAGGGCGTCGCGGGCCCGCGCATTGTCCTGCGCCCGTCCGGCCAGGCGGTGGCCGCTGAGGCGGTCCGGCAAAGCCGTCAACAGCGCGCCCTGGCCGAGCCGGCGCGACCATTCCTGCAACTCCTCGGCCAGGAAGCGGTAGCCGCCGACCGTCATGACCCCCGACGGCGGGGCGGTGATGTTGATGGCGCCGGTCGTGCGGTCGAGCCGGGCGGCATATTCGGTGTCGACGTAATCCCGTGGCGCCGGCGCGATCAGGCTTTCGGCCGGCGGCGACGAAGGCGCATAGGCCGCGACCGGCACCATCGGGCCGCGCAGGCCGAGCGTGCCCTTCGGGGTCAGCAGGACCTCGCCGGCGATCGATGCGCTGGGAGCTTCACGTGGCGCGCTGTGCGGACCGGGCTTGATCGGGGCCGGCGATCCGTCCTCGCCGGTACGGCGGGCGCCGAACAGCCCGGCCTCGCCGAACAGATAGACGTCGGTCATGGTCACCCGCCGCGAGATCCAGTGCGCGCTGGAGGCAACCTGCTCCGGCATCCGCCACAGACCGATCACGTTGCGCAGGCTGGGCAGCCGCTCCGACAGGCCGCGCTCGTCGAGCCGCAGCGCGAGCTGCGCCGGCGCGATCAGCGTGTCGCAGGCGTGATCGTTGAACTGGGCCTCGAACGCGTCCTCGTCGAACGGGTGATGCATGACGAGCGTTCCGCCGGACAGCAGCCAGGTCACCAGCGACGAGCAGATGCCGGCAAACGACATCGGCGCAAACGCCGACATGATGGTCGCGCCCTGCGCCAGGTCGCTCTCGAGCGACATCGCGAGCCCGCCGGCGATCAGGCTGAAATGCGCGCGCGGCACCGGACGAAAGCCATCGCTGGTAACGTCGAAGGAGATCAGCGCCGGCTTGCGGCCGTCCTGGATCATCGGGCGCGAGGTCCGGGAGTCCTCGAGAATGGCCTGATCGAGCGACGACATGCCTTCGGGCAGATCGGTCCCGAAGCCGCAGACATGGCGGATCGAGAACGCCTCGGCCGCAGCGTTCATGGCGAGGTCGGCGTAGGAGATGCCGTCAATCCTGCTGCATGTCACGATCGCCCGCGCCGCGGTGCGGTTGAGCACGGAGGTCAGCTCGGCCTGCCGCCACAGCAGCGGCAACGGCACCACCACGAGGCCGACCCGATGGGCGGCGAGCACCGTCAAGACAAATTCGATCGTGCCGGGAAGCTGAACCGCGATCACTGTATTGGCCGGCAATCCGATCTCGACGAAATGGGCGGCGATCGCCGAGATCGCGCGGTCGGCCTGCGCATAGGTCAGGCGCTTGCGGGTCTGTCCGGTGACGCGTTGCTTGTTGAGCGGGTCGACCAGCGCCAGCGCCTCGGGCTGCCGCGCCAGGGTGCGCTTGAACAGCGTATCGAGGGTGGGCGAGGTGATCGACTGGTTCACAGGTTCAACGTCGGTTGCATCGCTTCGATCGGACCAGGTCATGCCGCGTCGGGGCGCATCACCTGATCGATTGCTTGGCAGAACACTTTGGCAGATTACTTGGCAGACTATCTTGGCAGACTATTTGGATTCCGCGCCGGGCTTCTCCCACCAAGTCTCCGGCAGGTAGCCCGTCAGCGCCGTGGTCGAAGGCCGTTCTATCCGATTCCAGCGCGCGATCCATTGCTCTCCCAAGTTAAATAGGGGGATAGCGTAGAAGCCCGACGTCAGGGCCCGGTCCAGCGCCCGCACCGCCGAGACGAAGGCCGGCCGCTCCCGCGCCGCCAGCAGGGCGGCAATCGTGGCGTCGATGGCCGGATCCCTGGCGCCCATGTAGTTGCGGGTGCCCGGCACGTCGGCCGCCTGGCTGCCCCAGTAGAACCACTGCTCGTTGCCTGGCGACAGCGACTGGTCCCAGCGAACAGGGACCATGTCGAAATCAAAGGCAACCCGGCGCTGCTCGAACTGCACCGCATCGACCACCCGCACCGCGGCGTCGATGCCGGCGCGCTTCAGGTCGCGCTGGTAGGCGAGGGCGATCCGCTCATGCTCGCGTGTCGTCACCAGGATCTCGATCCGCAGCGGCGTTCCGGTCGAGCGCTGCTTCAGCACGGTGCCGTCGAGCGCGTAGCCGGCCTCGGACAACAGCGCGAGCGCGTTGCGAAGGATGGTGCGGTCGCGGCCTGAGCCGTCGGTGGCGGGCAGGCGATAGCGGCCATCGAGGATGTCGGGCGGGATGTGCGACGAATACGGCTTGAGCAGTTCGCGCTCGCGGTCGTCGGCGGGGCGGCCATAGGCGGACAATTCCGAGCCCGCGAAATAGCCGCCGGCGCGCGAATAGAGTCCGAAATAGTAATTGTGGTTGATCCATTCGAAGTCGAACAGCATCAGCAGTGCCTGGCGCACTTTGACGTCGGCAAATTTCGGCCGCCTGGTGTTGAACACCAGGAATTCGGACGGTTGCGGCGTGCCGATCTTGATGGCCTCGCGGATCACCTCACCGCGTTTCGCTGCGGGGAAATCGTAGCCATCGTGCCAGCGCAGCGGTTCGGGCTCGGTCCTGAAGTCATAGAGGCCACGCTTGAATGCCTCGAACTGGCCGTTGGCGTCGCGGTAATAGTCGAGCCTGATCTCGTCGAAATTCCACAGGCCGCGGTTCACCGGCAGGTCGCGTCCCCAGTAATCGGGATTGCGGGTGAAGGTCACGCTGGTGCCGGGCTTGACCGCCGTCACGCGATACGGGCCCGAGCCGATCGGCGGCGCCAGGGTGGTCTCCTCGAACCTGGAGACGTCGGTGGCATGACGCGGCAGGATCGGCATCAGGCCCAGAATCATCGGCAATTCGCGATCCGCGACACCGCCGAAATCGAATCGCACCGTGAGCGGGTCGAGCACCTCGGTCTTTGCGACTTTCGAATAATACTGGTGATGCAGCGGACGGCCGTGATCGCGCAGCAACTCGAGCGAGAACACCACGTCGTCGGCGGTGACCTCGCGTCCGTCGGAGAAGCGTGCCCGCGGGTCGATATGGAATGTCACATAGCTTCTGGCATCGTCGGTCTCGACGCTGCGGGCAAGCAGGCCGTAGAGCGTGAACGGCTCGTCATTGTTCCGCACCAGCAGGCTTTCGTAGACATAGCCGCGCTCATAGGCGTAGCCCCTCAGCTGCTGCACGGCGAGGCCCCGGACGATCAACGGATTGAGGCTGTCGAAGGTGCCTTCTCGCGGGCTCAGGACCAGCCGACCGCCCTTCGGGGCGTCCGGATTGGCATAGGGCAAATGGGTGAAGTCGGCCGCCAGCGCGGGGGCGCCGTGCATCGCGATCGCGCGGCTCTCGGCGGCCAATGTCGGGGCAGGTGCGCCCGTCAGCAGTGCCGTGACGAATGCCAGGACGAATGCCAAGACGAGCGGGACGGCGGCCGATGCGACGCGCCCAACGTGCCCGGGAACACGTGCGTGAGGCGCCGGATTTGATTCGCGAAACGTCACGACCGAGGTTTATCACAGGCCGCTGAAACTCGTCGTCACATAGGCGCAAATGCGGTTGTCGGCATTGATCTTTCCGCGCGCCGCTGTATTGAAGGCGTGCAATTCGAAGGCGGGAACGCCTGTCACGTATCCGCCTCAATTGACTAGGAGACAGCCGCGGGAGCAGCTGTGTTTCGCGGCTATGTGTCGGCGCCTGCAGCGGTTTCGGGTGCTGCCGTTCAGAAAGGGTTTTCCGCAATGAATTTCCGTATCTTGGCCGCCCCGGTCCGGCCGCATGGGCGAGTTGTTGCCCTGATGGCGGCGACGGCATTCTCTGCAGCGCTCCTGGTTCCTGCCGCGCAGGCCCAGCAGCCGGCAGCGCCGGCGCCCGCGGCACCGAAGGCCGCGCCCAAGGCGGCACCCAAGGCAGCTCCGAAGGCGGCTCCGGCAGCCCCGGCGCCCGCAGCCCAGGCACCGGCCGCAGCAGGTGCGCCGCCCGCCGCGGCCGCCGGCCAGCAGCCCGCCCAGGATCAGCAGATCCAGCTCATCTACGCCCCCTGGACCAAGTTCTGCCTGAAGGGCCAGGAAGCCAACGCCAAGCAGGTGTGCTTCACCGGCAAGGACGGCCGCATCGAGTCCGGCCAGCCTGTGATCGCCGCCGTGATCATCGAGCCGGAAGGCGAGCCGAAGAAGATCCTGCGCGTCACGCTGCCGCTCGGCATGCAGCTCGTGCACGGCACCCGCGTCATCGTCGACGGTAACCCGCCGCAGCAGGCGCCCTACGTGATCTGCTTCCAGAACGGCTGCATGTCCGACTATGAAGCAACCCCCGAGCTGATCGCCAACATGAAGAAGGGCCAGAACCTCGTGGTCCAGGCGATCAATTCGAACGGCGCGCCGCTGACGCTGCCGCTGCCGCTCAACACCGAATTCGCCAAGGCGTTCGACGGCCCGCCGACCGATCCGAAGGTGTTCGAGGAAAACTCGAAGAAGCTGCAGGAAGAGTTGCAGAAGCGTGCCGAAGAGCAGCGCAAGAAGCTGGAAGGCGCGGGCGCTGCCGGTGCGACGCCGGCTCCAGCCAACCCGGCGGCCAAGTAAGCGTTCAAGCGCTCACGCCGTCGCGAGATCATCGCAAATCAAAAGGCGCCCGGAAGGGCGCCTTTTTTGTCATGCGATACGGACTGGCTGATGGCAGCCTGCTGCGGTGGTGATTGCGCAGGTGGTGTGCGATGGTCACTCAAGGCAAATCGATCGCGCCAAGCCGCATCGCGGTTGCCTTGTCCGGACAAATCCTCGGGCGTCGAAGCACAATCATAAATCCGTCACGGGAGGCCAGACGAACGCGCGGAATGCGCGCTTTCGATGCGCCAAAGCGCGCGTGGTTCTCCCGCGGACCCTGGCCGCCGTTCGCAGTCATGGAAGTCGCCAATGTCCCAGCAAGTCAGCAAGCAGCGGCGGGAACCGCTCTCCCGGCCGAGGAACGAGGCTTTGCAGGCGGGCAGCCGGGCTTCGGCCGATGGCCGCGTCGACCAGGACAATGTTCCCGGCGCGTTTCATCCGGGCATCGTCCACCTCGCGCTGGCGATGGGCGGCTTCGCGATCGGCATCGCCGAATTCGCGACCATGAGCCTGCTGCCGTTTTTCGCCCACGACCTGCATGTCAGCGAGCCGCAGGCGGGCCAGGCGATCAGCGCCTACGCGCTCGGCGTCGTGGTGGGCGCGCCTGTCATCGCCGTGCTGTCGGCGCGCATGACGCGGCGGACGCTGCTGATAGCGCTGATGGGCTTCTTCGCGCTGATGAACGGCCTGTCGGGGCTCGCGCCCGACTATCACACCATGCTGGTGCTGCGCTTCCTCGCCGGGCTGCCGCATGGCGCCTATTTCGGCATCGCCATGCTGGTCGCGGCCTCGCTGGTGCCGACGGACAAGCGCACGGCGGCGGTCGGCCGCGTCCTGCTCGGCCTCACCATTGCGACGACGATCGGCGTGCCGCTCGCCAACGGGGTGGGGCAGGCGATCGGCTGGCGCTGGGCGTTTGCGATCGTCGCGGGCCTCGCGCTGCTCACCGCCATCCTGGTTCTGCTGTTCGCGCCGCGCGACGTCGCCAACAGCAATGCGAGCCCGCTGCGCGAGCTGTCCGCGCTCGGGCGCAAGCATGTCTGGCTGACGCTGGCGATCGGCGCGATCGGCTTCGGCGGGCTATTCTCGGTCTACACCTATCTCGCCTCGACCATGCTGGCGGTGACGCACACCTCGCCGGCGCTGGTGCCGGTGACGCTCTGCGTGTTCGGTGCCGGCCTGACCGCCGGCAACATCATCGTGCCGCGCTTTGCCGACCGTGCGCTGATGGCGACCGCGGGCGGGCTGTTGCTGTGGTCGGCGGCCACGCTGGCGCTGTATCCGCTGGCGGCACTGAATTTCTGGACGCTGAGTGCGGACGTCTTCCTGATCGGACTCGGCGGCGCGCTCGCCACCGTGTTGCAGACCCGCCTGATGGACGTCGCGGGCGAGGCGCAGAGCCTCGCTGCATCGCTCAACCATTCCGCATTCAACACCGCAAACGCGCTGGGGCCGTGGCTCGGCGGAATGGCGGTTGCGGCCGGCTACGGCTGGACCTCGACCGGGCTGGTCGGCGCCGGATTGGCGCTGGCGGGGTTCGTGGTCTGGGCGGTCGCGGCAGCGCTGGCCAAACGTGACGGGATATGACGCGGCCGGCCGAGCCGCGGTGCGGCGGGTCAGTTCAGCGACGGATTGCGCGGGCGGTAGCCGCCCGACTTGTCCTTGATGAAGATCTCCGCGACCTGCGAGTGCCGGATCGGTTCGCCGGACTCGTCGGGCAGCAGGTTCTGCTCGGAGACATAGGCGACGTATTCGGTCTCCGAGTTCTCCGCGAGCAGATGGTAGAACGGCTGGTCCTTGTGCGGCCGCATGTCCTCGGGAATCGACAGCCACCATTCCTCGGTGTTGT
The window above is part of the Bradyrhizobium sp. PSBB068 genome. Proteins encoded here:
- a CDS encoding acyl--CoA ligase yields the protein MNQSITSPTLDTLFKRTLARQPEALALVDPLNKQRVTGQTRKRLTYAQADRAISAIAAHFVEIGLPANTVIAVQLPGTIEFVLTVLAAHRVGLVVVPLPLLWRQAELTSVLNRTAARAIVTCSRIDGISYADLAMNAAAEAFSIRHVCGFGTDLPEGMSSLDQAILEDSRTSRPMIQDGRKPALISFDVTSDGFRPVPRAHFSLIAGGLAMSLESDLAQGATIMSAFAPMSFAGICSSLVTWLLSGGTLVMHHPFDEDAFEAQFNDHACDTLIAPAQLALRLDERGLSERLPSLRNVIGLWRMPEQVASSAHWISRRVTMTDVYLFGEAGLFGARRTGEDGSPAPIKPGPHSAPREAPSASIAGEVLLTPKGTLGLRGPMVPVAAYAPSSPPAESLIAPAPRDYVDTEYAARLDRTTGAINITAPPSGVMTVGGYRFLAEELQEWSRRLGQGALLTALPDRLSGHRLAGRAQDNARARDALTELGLNPLMVEAFRDRSGTGMP
- a CDS encoding invasion associated locus B family protein; its protein translation is MNFRILAAPVRPHGRVVALMAATAFSAALLVPAAQAQQPAAPAPAAPKAAPKAAPKAAPKAAPAAPAPAAQAPAAAGAPPAAAAGQQPAQDQQIQLIYAPWTKFCLKGQEANAKQVCFTGKDGRIESGQPVIAAVIIEPEGEPKKILRVTLPLGMQLVHGTRVIVDGNPPQQAPYVICFQNGCMSDYEATPELIANMKKGQNLVVQAINSNGAPLTLPLPLNTEFAKAFDGPPTDPKVFEENSKKLQEELQKRAEEQRKKLEGAGAAGATPAPANPAAK
- a CDS encoding GGDEF domain-containing protein — protein: MSQQGPVLIVSASAKPPFATVLDETKLFPVVVTDWNEVGRAIEQVKPAAIIAAAEGVDFVTLSGLAKRAAARAPYLPLIAVDPATTLPDTVIAFFQKKGLPDRLVARLNASLRVRALHATVMRRLVPPAPVALTDIDPVGEATTLLIGRGGAYPTLSVALGERAGVVGALSIEAAAKHLSNRDIDGIVLAEGFTPRVMDAFLTVLTEDVRFRPLPVIVTSGELTPRYELPNLEIVTAGPTRVADMALPMIRQHAFEARLGRMLKAIDAKGLIDPRTGLLTKAAFERDFATAVYHTAERGGALSVARFTFDNVQPRAQFDGARIISRLMRQADFGAVYDDRSLVVAFAGTDLRNAQAITRRLASVMRHTQNGRRDVRAEPAVSVATLLPGDSTMSLLGRLFGTPERAAS
- a CDS encoding ABC transporter substrate-binding protein; its protein translation is MHGAPALAADFTHLPYANPDAPKGGRLVLSPREGTFDSLNPLIVRGLAVQQLRGYAYERGYVYESLLVRNNDEPFTLYGLLARSVETDDARSYVTFHIDPRARFSDGREVTADDVVFSLELLRDHGRPLHHQYYSKVAKTEVLDPLTVRFDFGGVADRELPMILGLMPILPRHATDVSRFEETTLAPPIGSGPYRVTAVKPGTSVTFTRNPDYWGRDLPVNRGLWNFDEIRLDYYRDANGQFEAFKRGLYDFRTEPEPLRWHDGYDFPAAKRGEVIREAIKIGTPQPSEFLVFNTRRPKFADVKVRQALLMLFDFEWINHNYYFGLYSRAGGYFAGSELSAYGRPADDRERELLKPYSSHIPPDILDGRYRLPATDGSGRDRTILRNALALLSEAGYALDGTVLKQRSTGTPLRIEILVTTREHERIALAYQRDLKRAGIDAAVRVVDAVQFEQRRVAFDFDMVPVRWDQSLSPGNEQWFYWGSQAADVPGTRNYMGARDPAIDATIAALLAARERPAFVSAVRALDRALTSGFYAIPLFNLGEQWIARWNRIERPSTTALTGYLPETWWEKPGAESK
- a CDS encoding MFS transporter, which gives rise to MSQQVSKQRREPLSRPRNEALQAGSRASADGRVDQDNVPGAFHPGIVHLALAMGGFAIGIAEFATMSLLPFFAHDLHVSEPQAGQAISAYALGVVVGAPVIAVLSARMTRRTLLIALMGFFALMNGLSGLAPDYHTMLVLRFLAGLPHGAYFGIAMLVAASLVPTDKRTAAVGRVLLGLTIATTIGVPLANGVGQAIGWRWAFAIVAGLALLTAILVLLFAPRDVANSNASPLRELSALGRKHVWLTLAIGAIGFGGLFSVYTYLASTMLAVTHTSPALVPVTLCVFGAGLTAGNIIVPRFADRALMATAGGLLLWSAATLALYPLAALNFWTLSADVFLIGLGGALATVLQTRLMDVAGEAQSLAASLNHSAFNTANALGPWLGGMAVAAGYGWTSTGLVGAGLALAGFVVWAVAAALAKRDGI
- the hspQ gene encoding heat shock protein HspQ — encoded protein: MIKARTAKFQIGQIVRHRVFSFRGVIFDIDPEFNNTEEWWLSIPEDMRPHKDQPFYHLLAENSETEYVAYVSEQNLLPDESGEPIRHSQVAEIFIKDKSGGYRPRNPSLN